A stretch of the Nerophis ophidion isolate RoL-2023_Sa linkage group LG29, RoL_Noph_v1.0, whole genome shotgun sequence genome encodes the following:
- the LOC133546109 gene encoding snRNA-activating protein complex subunit 1-like, with translation MPPAAPKPADTFYEPLTEDVEDLLGRFQQKDSIRFDVFSALWRDMRFSDLFRGVPGMSDTRRFSKAAMATAAKYSLPPYCLNVRVGGLYLMYAFYHTQLADPPVLIRLALGDWEHMRTFLQKLAVCGHLDVVYVFRSLVSSKAFHYTAMPILLTFQRPKRQSKTACREMLARTTAVMELLADDSLAEVTNVQTVYEKMKQDVEEVRLQTAMTHPQFAARLNGILSDFIAWQQNTFHPGKDDQPACDDDESRSRARLMSAIKTKSYGRKEGGPKSERQSRDVNAVDWSSSEPEQGQDRADTRRVKPLSLRARTWKSLGKNTEKSELAPWLLSAPDHEGVPLRRKWHGRSNQ, from the coding sequence ATGCCTCCGGCGGCCCCCAAGCCCGCGGACACTTTCTACGAGCCCCTGACGGAGGACGTGGAAGATCTCCTCGGCCGCTTCCAGCAGAAAGACTCCATCCGCTTCGACGTCTTCTCGGCCCTTTGGAGAGACATGCGCTTCTCCGACCTCTTCCGCGGCGTCCCCGGCATGAGCGACACGCGGCGGTTCAGCAAGGCGGCCATGGCCACGGCTGCCAAGTACTCCCTGCCCCCTTACTGCCTTAACGTCCGGGTGGGGGGTCTCTACTTGATGTACGCCTTCTACCACACGCAGCTCGCCGACCCGCCCGTGTTGATCCGCCTGGCCCTCGGGGATTGGGAACACATGCGGACTTTCCTGCAGAAGTTGGCGGTCTGCGGTCACCTGGACGTGGTCTACGTCTTCCGGTCCCTGGTCTCCTCCAAGGCCTTCCACTACACCGCCATGCCGATCTTGCTCACCTTCCAGAGGCCCAAGCGGCAGAGCAAGACAGCGTGCCGGGAGATGCTGGCGAGGACCACCGCGGTGATGGAGCTCCTCGCCGACGACTCCCTGGCGGAGGTCACCAACGTCCAGACGGTCTACGAGAAGATGAAGCAGGACGTGGAGGAGGTCCGCCTCCAGACCGCCATGACGCACCCGCAGTTCGCCGCGCGCTTGAATGGAATTTTGAGCGACTTCATCGCGTGGCAGCAGAACACTTTCCACCCGGGAAAAGACGACCAGCCCGCCTGTGATGACGACGAAAGCCGCAGCAGAGCGCGTTTAATGTCGGCCATCAAGACGAAGAGCTACGGACGCAAAGAAGGTGGACCCAAGTCCGAGAGGCAGTCCCGGGACGTAAACGCGGTGGACTGGTCCAGCTCAGAACCAGAGCAGGGGCAAGACCGCGCCGACACCCGCCGGGTCAAGCCGCTCTCGCTGCGGGCCAGGACGTGGAAGAGTCTCGGGAAGAACACGGAGAAGTCCGAGCTGGCGCCGTGGCTGCTGAGCGCACCTGACCACGAGGGGGTGCCATTGAGGCGGAAGTGGCATGGACGCTCCAATCAATAA